Genomic DNA from Rhodospirillales bacterium:
CGGGAAGTTGGGCCGCTGCCCGCTTCGACGCCGCGATCAACCCCTTCGACTGGACACGGCAGACGTACGAGGTTTTCGGTGACCACATCGTCACGCTCGGCGAGCCGCCGCGGCAGGATGTCCTGCATGGCCGCGCCGAGGTCTTCACCATTGATGCGGACTTGGGCGGGGCGGTTCCCGACGGGGTGTTGACCGTTCGCAATTGGACGCTGCGGGAGGAGGGCGGCGAACAGGTCACCATAGAACGTCTCGACGCTAGCGGACGTGTCGTCGCCGGCGAACAGGGAGCGGCGACCGGCCCCGCCTACGCGCTCGACGCAGCGGCAGCGCGCGTCCTGCTGCCGGCGCACGCCAACAGCCCGCTCGGAAGGGAGATCCAATCCGTATCCTTCGACTCGACGGTGATCGGACCGTTCGATTTTCGCCGCTGGCCGGCCGGCCTGTTGCGGTGGCGGGACGCGGGCGGCGTCTGGGAGATCGAGAGGCTCGCGGCCGTCTACGGCCCCGTGTCGTTGACCGGTGACGGCACCGTCGCGCTCGACACCGCGGGACAGCCGGAGGGCGCCCTTACACTCAAAGTGCAGGGGCTGCTCGACGCCGTCGACGCCTTTCAGGCGCACGGGCTGATCGGCCCGCAAGAGGCGCTCGGCGTCAAATTCCTGTGGAGCGCGCTGGCGCGTCCGCCACAGGGCGGCGGTGCGCCGGTCATCACCGTACCGATGACTGTGCAGGACCGTTTCCTCGCCGTGGGGCCGCTACGCCTGTTGCGCTTGCCGGAGATCGAGTGGCGGTGAAAACGCCGGGTGGCACGTCCCGGGCGGCAGGCTCATGTGTCTGTAGAGCAGAAGTGTCTGGAGGGTAAGACAGGAGACGAAGGCAGGGTGGGAGTTCCGGCAATGAGGTGGGGTGCGGTAGCGTGGCGTCTCGCAGTGGCGTTGATGGTGTGTGCCGCGATCACGGTCGCCGCGCGTGCCGACGAACCGGAAACGGGCGCGGCAAAGGCCGCGTCGGCGACGCCCCTCGTTGGCCAGCTTCTCGTAGCGTCGTCGTCGATCGGCGATCCGCGCTTCGCGGAGACCGTCATCTACATGATCAGTCACGACGCGGATGGAGCGATGGGGCTGGTGGTCAACCGCGCCTATGGCGAGGGGCCGCTCGACGCTCTGTTGGAGGCAGTCGGCGTGGAGAGCGAAGGCGCGTCGGGCAGGGTGCGTCTTCAGTATGGCGGCCCGGTCGAGCCCGGGCGCGGCATCGTCCTGCACAGCGCGGACTACAGCGGCGCGTCCACCCGAATCGTCGCGGATCGTGTCGCCGTATCGTTCGGCAAGGACGTGCTCGAGGCGATCGCCGCGGGCGTCGGGCCGCAACGCAGCGCCATTCTCCTCGGCTACGCCGGCTGGGGTCCAGGTCAGCTTGAGGACGAACTCTCTCGTGACGACTGGCTAACGGCGCGCAGCGAGGAGTCGCTGATTTTCTCGGATGATCTCGACAGCGTCTGGCGGAACGCCATGGACCATGCGGGGTTGTCCCTATAGCGAGGCGCTGCGGGTTGTTGCTGGTTGGCCGGCGGGCAGGATGAACCCGTGCACTGGATACTCGGTCAGTCCCATGGTTTTCGTTGGCGGCCACCACACCCGCACCAGCGACCAGTCGTTGTTCTCGGAGACGTCGATGACCGGTGTGTCGGCAGACACTCGATGGCGCACCCAGTTGGCGTGGGTCACCAGAATGCGGCGGCTGGAGACGACCTTCGAAACGACCGCCACATGCCCATGACGAAGCCGCGACGAGCGCCGCATCACCAGGACACTGCCGACCGCAGGCCGATCCGCGCGGGCGTAGCGGCCCTCGGACTTGTCCCACCAGTCCGCCGCATTGCCCCGCAGTTGCACACCAGAAACCGCTCGCGCGAACGGCACGCACTCGCGCGCCGCGCGGGCGTCCACAAGCTGGACGCTTCGGGGGGCATCCGCCTGACGTGAGGCGGCCGATGCGCATGCGGCAACACCACCGGCCAGTGCCGCAAACAGCGCGGCGCGGCACCAGCAATGCAGAGCCACGGACCGCCGGTTCCGACCCATCAGCCGCGGCCGCGGTAGGCGGGCACCCCAGGGTCGGGCACCCACACGCCGAGAGGCGGCTCTCCCGTCTGGTAGAACACGTCAATGGGAATGCCGCCCCGCGGGAACCAGTATCCGGCGATGCGAAGCCATTGGGGTTGCGCTGCCGCTTGCACTTTTTTGGCGACGGCAACGGCGCAGTCTTCGTGAAAGGCGCCGTGGTTGCGGAACGACGCCAGATAGAGCTTCAGGGATTTGCTCTCGACCAGGCGTGCGGACGGCACATAGTCCAGCACCAGATGTGCAAAATCCGGTTGCCCGGTCACCGG
This window encodes:
- a CDS encoding DUF2125 domain-containing protein; translation: MTSTASRGSGRRIIVIATVAMLALAVLYTAYWLLLAVYVRAGAETWIESRRNEGYAVAYDDVDVGGYPGAVRLSFERPHVTVPPREGAGSWAAARFDAAINPFDWTRQTYEVFGDHIVTLGEPPRQDVLHGRAEVFTIDADLGGAVPDGVLTVRNWTLREEGGEQVTIERLDASGRVVAGEQGAATGPAYALDAAAARVLLPAHANSPLGREIQSVSFDSTVIGPFDFRRWPAGLLRWRDAGGVWEIERLAAVYGPVSLTGDGTVALDTAGQPEGALTLKVQGLLDAVDAFQAHGLIGPQEALGVKFLWSALARPPQGGGAPVITVPMTVQDRFLAVGPLRLLRLPEIEWR
- a CDS encoding YqgE/AlgH family protein translates to MRWGAVAWRLAVALMVCAAITVAARADEPETGAAKAASATPLVGQLLVASSSIGDPRFAETVIYMISHDADGAMGLVVNRAYGEGPLDALLEAVGVESEGASGRVRLQYGGPVEPGRGIVLHSADYSGASTRIVADRVAVSFGKDVLEAIAAGVGPQRSAILLGYAGWGPGQLEDELSRDDWLTARSEESLIFSDDLDSVWRNAMDHAGLSL
- a CDS encoding CHAP domain-containing protein → MGRNRRSVALHCWCRAALFAALAGGVAACASAASRQADAPRSVQLVDARAARECVPFARAVSGVQLRGNAADWWDKSEGRYARADRPAVGSVLVMRRSSRLRHGHVAVVSKVVSSRRILVTHANWVRHRVSADTPVIDVSENNDWSLVRVWWPPTKTMGLTEYPVHGFILPAGQPATTRSASL
- the queF gene encoding NADPH-dependent 7-cyano-7-deazaguanine reductase QueF; protein product: MADQPTQLGRPAAIASSPDAATLETVANPHPGERMLVRFTCPEFTSMCPVTGQPDFAHLVLDYVPSARLVESKSLKLYLASFRNHGAFHEDCAVAVAKKVQAAAQPQWLRIAGYWFPRGGIPIDVFYQTGEPPLGVWVPDPGVPAYRGRG